In Hoplias malabaricus isolate fHopMal1 chromosome 6, fHopMal1.hap1, whole genome shotgun sequence, a single window of DNA contains:
- the ap5z1 gene encoding AP-5 complex subunit zeta-1 isoform X1, translating to MYASGTESLIKQAREIQEEELQKFYGRISKHLPSTKDVGGEVVDSLQRLHLIVSATKYTRKLPQDLIKKLQTLLCSPSCPEQLQILSSAILRESLPLSLHSLFTKLSQDNRALSYISSVVLTQAGSKEDLLPLCQHLLKCLESRPPDVQLPKHTLPILSKIFSFNPQILSEDQVNLVSRKLADWLRYASVHQGASLSSGGFFTSPRTRQPAPMTEVDGAVAGDFFTVLCVGQSYTEDQWMNMYAFSMIKNWLLTYDTEGTTNPDSAQLKRTQVIQTPHQDDRSEVDSSVMSMVSATSSSSRLLPPKERLREKAFEYCHRLIEQCDRKALKRTDAELQKACLVESVAIMDIICSEDASYVYRAFPCIKALYGRLSADLVFARALLPIAQFYLNHSETAAVDSEAVFFQLFTRFPAELFNEPMLAFEFVHFCLHNVSILQEKVSVYRHSFPNLLKFVAWNSPGLISEYMELLPSLLAPETAIELLHSLLDLPCLAAALDLQHRSACYPAQDRAVWDQQGTKITASLDAFRQPSYRGLFLYILRPEAGTGDTIDRLSTLHEALEGMVESPRVVRCAQIVPVLLHIYFNTVTKMAGEKLINQLLLVLLERSSLLYNIKNFSTEVHRVFSTHLQTLCKLHPPLIVDQYKELLDFSSTTTSIYSKENFYTHVVWVIGEYLSVSYDPRCTVELITSFFEGLEAVLFEITQVRQSACPLFYTPRLLTVLMKALAKLASRSQDLIPRASLLLSKMRSFAHSGPVAACYSEEDTAEIITRAHELINLLKLPNVAQFVLASSAHGESTRWHRDTNTCLPQRMRAISGLLHNHSNFLPS from the exons ATGTACGCTTCTGGAACAGAGAGTTTGATCAAGCAGGCAAG AGAAATTCAAGAAGAAGAGCTTCAGAAATTTTATGGACGTATATCTAAACATCTTCCGTCCACTAAAGATGTTGGAGGAGAAGTGGTCGATTCTCTCCAGAGGCTCCATTTGATTGTTTCTGCCACAAAATACACCAGAAA GCTCCCACAAGACCTCATTAAGAAGCTACAGACTCTACTTTGCTCACCATCATGTCCAGAGCAGTTACAGATTCTGTCCTCTGCCATCCTGAGGGAAAGCCTACCCCTCAGTTTGCACAGTCTCTTCACAAAGCTCAGCCAGGACAACAGAGCTCTCAGCTATATATCCAGTGTAGTGCTCACTCAG GCTGGTAGCAAGGAGGATCTCCTTCCTCTCTGTCAGCATTTACTGAAGTGTCTGGAGTCCAGGCCGCCTGATGTGCAGCTTCCCAAACACACGCTACCTATTCTCTCCAAAATATTCAGCTTCAATCCACAGATCCTCAGTGAAG ACCAAGTGAATCTGGTCAGTAGGAAGTTGGCAGACTGGTTGAGATATGCAAGTGTTCACCAAGGAGCCTCTTTGTCTTCTGGAGGATTTTTCACCAGTCCTAGAACACGTCAG CCAGCACCAATGACAGAAGTGGATGGAGCAGTGGCTGGAGACTTCTTTACTGTGCTCTGTGTTGGGCAGAGCTACACTGAAGACCAGTGGATGAACATGTATGCATTTTCCATGATCAAAAATTGGTTACTCACTTATGACACTGAAGGAACCACCAATCCAGATTCAG CTCAGCTAAAAAGAACACAAGTCATTCAAACACCACATCAAG ATGATCGATCTGAAGTAGACAGCTCAGTGATGTCCATGGTGTCAGCCACATCCTCCTCCAGTCGACTCCTCCCCCCAAAGGAGCGTCTCAGAGAGAAAGCCTTTGAGTACTGCCATCGCCTCATTGAGCAGTGCGACCGAA AGGCTCTGAAGAGAACAGATGCAGAGCTGCAGAAAGCA TGCCTTGTGGAGTCAGTGGCCATAATGGACATCATCTGTAGTGAGGACGCCTCCTATGTGTATCGTGCCTTCCCCTGTATCAAAGCACTGTACGGCCGACTGAGTGCTGACCTGGTCTTTGCTCGAGCCTTGTTGCCTATAGCCCAGTTCTACCTCAACCACA GTGAGACAGCTGCTGTGGATTCAGAGGCTGTTTTCTTCCAGCTCTTTACCCGCTTCCCAGCTGAGCTCTTTAATGAGCCTATGCTTGCCTTTGAGTTTGTCCACTTCTGTCTCCACAATGTGAGCATCCTGCAGGAGAAAGTATCGGTTTATAGACACAGCTTTCCCAACCTGCTCAAG TTCGTGGCATGGAACAGCCCAGGGCTGATCTCTGAATATATGGAGCTACTGCCTTCCCTTTTGGCTCCAGAGACAGCAATCGAACTGCTCCACTCACTGCTAGACCTGCCCTGTCTAGCTGCTGCCCTGGACTTGCAGCACAG GTCGGCATGTTACCCAGCTCAAGACCGAGCTGTGTGGGACCAGCAGGGTACAAAAATCACAGCTTCTCTGGATGCCTTCCGTCAGCCATCTTACAGAGGACTGTTCCTCTACATCCTCAGACCTGAGGCAGGCACCGGGGACACCATTGACAG GTTGAGTACTCTTCATGAGGCTCTGGAAGGCATGGTGGAGAGTCCTCGAGTGGTGCGCTGTGCTCAGATTGTTCCTGTTCTCCTGCATATCTACTTCAATACTGTCACTAAG atGGCTGGTGAGAAGCTGATAAACCAGTTGCTGCTGGTCCTGCTAGAGAGAAGCAGCCTCCTTTACAACATAAAAAACTTCAGTACTGAAGTACACAG GGTATTCAGCACACACCTCCAAACCCTCTGCAAGCTGCATCCTCCACTGATTGTGGATCAGTacaaggagctgctggacttttccAGTACTACTACTAGCATCTACAGCAAAGAAAACTTCTATACACATGtg GTATGGGTAATTGGAGAGTATCTATCAGTGTCTTATGACCCTCGCTGTACTGTGGAGCTTATCACCTCGTTTTTTGAGGGGTTGGAGGCGGTTCTGTTTGAAATCACTCAGGTCCGTCAATCTGCCTGCCCACTGTTCTACACTCCTCGCCTCCTCACTGTGCTGATGAAAGCCCTTGCTAAGCTGGCCTCGCGCAGTCAAGACCTCATCCCTCG GGCATCGCTGCTGTTGTCCAAGATGCGTTCCTTTGCCCACAGTGGGCCTGTAGCAGCGTGTTACAGTGAGGAGGACACTGCGGAGATCATCACACGAGCCCATGAGCTCATCAACCTGCTCAAGCTGCCCAACGTGGCTCAGTTTGTGCTGGCGTCTTCAGCCCATGGTGAAAGCACCCGTTggcacagagacacaaacacatgccTTCCCCAGCGTATGAGAGCCATCAGCGGACTTCTGCACAACCACTCAAACTTCTTGCCTTCATAG
- the ap5z1 gene encoding AP-5 complex subunit zeta-1 isoform X2, translating to MYASGTESLIKQAREIQEEELQKFYGRISKHLPSTKDVGGEVVDSLQRLHLIVSATKYTRKLPQDLIKKLQTLLCSPSCPEQLQILSSAILRESLPLSLHSLFTKLSQDNRALSYISSVVLTQAGSKEDLLPLCQHLLKCLESRPPDVQLPKHTLPILSKIFSFNPQILSEDQVNLVSRKLADWLRYASVHQGASLSSGGFFTSPRTRQPAPMTEVDGAVAGDFFTVLCVGQSYTEDQWMNMYAFSMIKNWLLTYDTEGTTNPDSDDRSEVDSSVMSMVSATSSSSRLLPPKERLREKAFEYCHRLIEQCDRKALKRTDAELQKACLVESVAIMDIICSEDASYVYRAFPCIKALYGRLSADLVFARALLPIAQFYLNHSETAAVDSEAVFFQLFTRFPAELFNEPMLAFEFVHFCLHNVSILQEKVSVYRHSFPNLLKFVAWNSPGLISEYMELLPSLLAPETAIELLHSLLDLPCLAAALDLQHRSACYPAQDRAVWDQQGTKITASLDAFRQPSYRGLFLYILRPEAGTGDTIDRLSTLHEALEGMVESPRVVRCAQIVPVLLHIYFNTVTKMAGEKLINQLLLVLLERSSLLYNIKNFSTEVHRVFSTHLQTLCKLHPPLIVDQYKELLDFSSTTTSIYSKENFYTHVVWVIGEYLSVSYDPRCTVELITSFFEGLEAVLFEITQVRQSACPLFYTPRLLTVLMKALAKLASRSQDLIPRASLLLSKMRSFAHSGPVAACYSEEDTAEIITRAHELINLLKLPNVAQFVLASSAHGESTRWHRDTNTCLPQRMRAISGLLHNHSNFLPS from the exons ATGTACGCTTCTGGAACAGAGAGTTTGATCAAGCAGGCAAG AGAAATTCAAGAAGAAGAGCTTCAGAAATTTTATGGACGTATATCTAAACATCTTCCGTCCACTAAAGATGTTGGAGGAGAAGTGGTCGATTCTCTCCAGAGGCTCCATTTGATTGTTTCTGCCACAAAATACACCAGAAA GCTCCCACAAGACCTCATTAAGAAGCTACAGACTCTACTTTGCTCACCATCATGTCCAGAGCAGTTACAGATTCTGTCCTCTGCCATCCTGAGGGAAAGCCTACCCCTCAGTTTGCACAGTCTCTTCACAAAGCTCAGCCAGGACAACAGAGCTCTCAGCTATATATCCAGTGTAGTGCTCACTCAG GCTGGTAGCAAGGAGGATCTCCTTCCTCTCTGTCAGCATTTACTGAAGTGTCTGGAGTCCAGGCCGCCTGATGTGCAGCTTCCCAAACACACGCTACCTATTCTCTCCAAAATATTCAGCTTCAATCCACAGATCCTCAGTGAAG ACCAAGTGAATCTGGTCAGTAGGAAGTTGGCAGACTGGTTGAGATATGCAAGTGTTCACCAAGGAGCCTCTTTGTCTTCTGGAGGATTTTTCACCAGTCCTAGAACACGTCAG CCAGCACCAATGACAGAAGTGGATGGAGCAGTGGCTGGAGACTTCTTTACTGTGCTCTGTGTTGGGCAGAGCTACACTGAAGACCAGTGGATGAACATGTATGCATTTTCCATGATCAAAAATTGGTTACTCACTTATGACACTGAAGGAACCACCAATCCAGATTCAG ATGATCGATCTGAAGTAGACAGCTCAGTGATGTCCATGGTGTCAGCCACATCCTCCTCCAGTCGACTCCTCCCCCCAAAGGAGCGTCTCAGAGAGAAAGCCTTTGAGTACTGCCATCGCCTCATTGAGCAGTGCGACCGAA AGGCTCTGAAGAGAACAGATGCAGAGCTGCAGAAAGCA TGCCTTGTGGAGTCAGTGGCCATAATGGACATCATCTGTAGTGAGGACGCCTCCTATGTGTATCGTGCCTTCCCCTGTATCAAAGCACTGTACGGCCGACTGAGTGCTGACCTGGTCTTTGCTCGAGCCTTGTTGCCTATAGCCCAGTTCTACCTCAACCACA GTGAGACAGCTGCTGTGGATTCAGAGGCTGTTTTCTTCCAGCTCTTTACCCGCTTCCCAGCTGAGCTCTTTAATGAGCCTATGCTTGCCTTTGAGTTTGTCCACTTCTGTCTCCACAATGTGAGCATCCTGCAGGAGAAAGTATCGGTTTATAGACACAGCTTTCCCAACCTGCTCAAG TTCGTGGCATGGAACAGCCCAGGGCTGATCTCTGAATATATGGAGCTACTGCCTTCCCTTTTGGCTCCAGAGACAGCAATCGAACTGCTCCACTCACTGCTAGACCTGCCCTGTCTAGCTGCTGCCCTGGACTTGCAGCACAG GTCGGCATGTTACCCAGCTCAAGACCGAGCTGTGTGGGACCAGCAGGGTACAAAAATCACAGCTTCTCTGGATGCCTTCCGTCAGCCATCTTACAGAGGACTGTTCCTCTACATCCTCAGACCTGAGGCAGGCACCGGGGACACCATTGACAG GTTGAGTACTCTTCATGAGGCTCTGGAAGGCATGGTGGAGAGTCCTCGAGTGGTGCGCTGTGCTCAGATTGTTCCTGTTCTCCTGCATATCTACTTCAATACTGTCACTAAG atGGCTGGTGAGAAGCTGATAAACCAGTTGCTGCTGGTCCTGCTAGAGAGAAGCAGCCTCCTTTACAACATAAAAAACTTCAGTACTGAAGTACACAG GGTATTCAGCACACACCTCCAAACCCTCTGCAAGCTGCATCCTCCACTGATTGTGGATCAGTacaaggagctgctggacttttccAGTACTACTACTAGCATCTACAGCAAAGAAAACTTCTATACACATGtg GTATGGGTAATTGGAGAGTATCTATCAGTGTCTTATGACCCTCGCTGTACTGTGGAGCTTATCACCTCGTTTTTTGAGGGGTTGGAGGCGGTTCTGTTTGAAATCACTCAGGTCCGTCAATCTGCCTGCCCACTGTTCTACACTCCTCGCCTCCTCACTGTGCTGATGAAAGCCCTTGCTAAGCTGGCCTCGCGCAGTCAAGACCTCATCCCTCG GGCATCGCTGCTGTTGTCCAAGATGCGTTCCTTTGCCCACAGTGGGCCTGTAGCAGCGTGTTACAGTGAGGAGGACACTGCGGAGATCATCACACGAGCCCATGAGCTCATCAACCTGCTCAAGCTGCCCAACGTGGCTCAGTTTGTGCTGGCGTCTTCAGCCCATGGTGAAAGCACCCGTTggcacagagacacaaacacatgccTTCCCCAGCGTATGAGAGCCATCAGCGGACTTCTGCACAACCACTCAAACTTCTTGCCTTCATAG